TTCAATTAGATCGGTTACAATATTAGGAATGTAATATTCTGCAGTAGGATTAGTCTTATTCTCTTCCATAAAGTTTCTCAAACCTTTTTCGATATGATCAAAAATACTAGGGTGAAACCCCCAATAGTTCATTGATACAAATGAATTACCATCAACGGAACCAGTTTCTTCTTCTCCAATTCCATAAGTTAATGTACCATCTTGGTCAGCTATCTTTGTTCTTTCAATAACCTCAATAAGGTGTTTGTTTTCATCCACGCTGCATACACCTCTATTTACAGTTCCATGTTCAGATAATGTATTTTTTAATATGTATCCAACAGAAGAATAAAGATTTTTGCTGCATTCGTTGTTTAAGAAACCGGCAAGGATCTTATATGAACCAGGACCATAAAAATCGTCGGCATTAATTACAGCAAAAGGTTCGTTAATGTCGTCTTTAGCTACTAAAACAGCATGTGAAGTACCCCACGGTTTTGTTCTTTCTCCAAGATCAATTCCTTCCATTTCTACATTTACCTCTTGAAACACATACCGTACATCAATCATGGTTGTGAATCTGTCGAAGATTCTTTTAAAGTCGTCATAGAATTCTTTCCGGATAACAAATACAATTTTTCCAAATCCAGATTGTATCGCGTCGTAAATAGAATATTCAATAATCGGTTCACCGTTTGGTCCAATACCATCAATTTGTTTAAGTCCTCCATATCTACTGCCCATTCCTGCAGCCAGAATTAATAAAGTTGGTTTCGCTCCCATTCTCATCTAGTTTTTTTTCACGTTCTCATCAGCAATATGACTGATGTCACCGTGAGTAAAGTTAATAATATAGCAATACGATATTCAGAACAACTAATACGTTGAAGTGAATGTTATTGTTCTGATTAGATCTCTTCTCACAAATTTTTATTTTTCATCTTCTGTTTTTAGCAACGGTTTGTCGAATGGAGTACCAAGTTAGGCCACCACCAATTATTGCCATTGCTAGAGTTAACTTAAATTTTCCCTCATTACCAAGTAGTATATATCCTGTTGAAAATAATACACCATAAACCATACAGCTTGAT
Above is a window of Flavobacteriales bacterium DNA encoding:
- a CDS encoding nucleotidyltransferase; this encodes MGAKPTLLILAAGMGSRYGGLKQIDGIGPNGEPIIEYSIYDAIQSGFGKIVFVIRKEFYDDFKRIFDRFTTMIDVRYVFQEVNVEMEGIDLGERTKPWGTSHAVLVAKDDINEPFAVINADDFYGPGSYKILAGFLNNECSKNLYSSVGYILKNTLSEHGTVNRGVCSVDENKHLIEVIERTKIADQDGTLTYGIGEEETGSVDGNSFVSMNYWGFHPSIFDHIEKGLRNFMEENKTNPTAEYYIPNIVTDLIESGQAKVEVLPTEETWFGVTYKEDKQLAIDSINKLIGNKVYPTDLWDN